The window CATGGCCAGCAGCATCGGCAAGGTACCCAGGCCGAAGGCCAGCATGACAATCGCACCCTCGGCTTTGGTCCCGGTGAACATGGCCGTCATCAGCACGCTGTAGACCATCCCGCACGGCAGCCAGCCCCACAGTGCACCCAGCGCCAGCATCTTGAGCGGACGATCGATCGGCACGATGAAGCGCATCAGGGGCCGCGCGCGCTGCCACAGGCCCTGCCCCAGCGCTTCCAGCTTCGCCAGGCCGCGCCAGGCGTCCATCAGGTACAGGCCGAGGATCACCAGCATCAGGTTGGCCAGCCAGTAGCCGCCCGCCTGCACGGCGGTCAGCCCGGCGAGGGTGCGCGCGCCGCCGGCAAGGCCGCCGGCCAGCGCGCCTGCCGTCATGTAGCTGGCGATGCGGCCGGTGTTATAAGCCAGTACGCGCGCCATGCCATCCGTTGCCGCGCGCTGTGTCATGACGGCCACCGGAAACGGCCGCGCCGCCACAGGCGCCGCCGAAAACGCGCTCACGATCCCGCCGCACATGCCGACGCAGTGGACGCTGCCGAGCAGGCCCACCATGAATACCGGGATCAGGTTCAATGCGCTCACCCGTGCCCCATCAGATCGTGCGCGAATATGAGGTCGACCCGCGTGGCGCCGGGGCGGCCTGCTGAAGATAGCGGTCGAACACCATGCACACGTTGCGGATCAGGAGGCGCCCTTTCGGCGTCACGCTCAGCCACTCGGGACCGATGGTCACCAGGCCGTCGCTTTCCAGCACCTTGAGGCGTTCCAGTTCGGGCGCGAAGTAGGCGGCAAAGGCGATCGGGTAGCCCTGCTCGATGGACGGCATCGACAGCTCGAAATGGCACATCAGCGTCTGGATGATGGTGCGGCGCAGGGCGTCGTCCATGCCCAGGCGGATGCCGCGCGCGACCGGCA of the Massilia violaceinigra genome contains:
- a CDS encoding sulfite exporter TauE/SafE family protein; the encoded protein is MSALNLIPVFMVGLLGSVHCVGMCGGIVSAFSAAPVAARPFPVAVMTQRAATDGMARVLAYNTGRIASYMTAGALAGGLAGGARTLAGLTAVQAGGYWLANLMLVILGLYLMDAWRGLAKLEALGQGLWQRARPLMRFIVPIDRPLKMLALGALWGWLPCGMVYSVLMTAMFTGTKAEGAIVMLAFGLGTLPMLLAMGMAGERLRAALQTRAVRVGAGLIVLAFGLLGLVRAATGGQGSWLDALCITGGVH